A stretch of Desulfotalea psychrophila LSv54 DNA encodes these proteins:
- a CDS encoding aminotransferase-like domain-containing protein: MESLFSARIKKVPRSFIREILKVSLDPEIISFAGGIPNPALFPLKELEAATAKVFAEKGAAALQYSNSEGVLALREQVAARYLHTHGFQIPVENILITCGSQQALDLLGKSLLDEGDRVLIEEPGYLGAIQSLSLFQPQFVPVPLAGDGVDTRAMAARLAEGAAKMFYCVPTFQNPSGLSYTESVVREVADLARKNNFLIVEDSPYGELRFRGERAPSFYQFLPEQTVLMGTFSKSVTPGFRIGWVVAPPVLQEKLLIAKQAADLHTSNFTQMILAQYLEDNDLDKHIEKIVKLYGKNCLMMEQVLAECFPAEVHFTKPDGGMFLWGELPEGMESMALFDYCLAEKVVFVPGEPFYTNNNPTRSFRLSFSCVNEASIREGIGRFVRGYNAYAASL, from the coding sequence ATGGAGTCGTTATTCTCTGCTCGGATTAAAAAAGTTCCCCGTTCTTTCATTCGTGAGATATTAAAAGTTTCCCTTGATCCGGAAATTATTTCTTTTGCCGGGGGTATTCCTAACCCTGCTCTCTTTCCCCTGAAAGAGTTAGAGGCGGCAACAGCCAAGGTCTTTGCCGAAAAGGGTGCAGCTGCCCTGCAGTATAGCAATTCCGAGGGCGTCCTGGCTCTTCGTGAGCAGGTTGCCGCCCGCTATCTGCATACCCATGGCTTTCAAATTCCTGTGGAGAATATTCTTATTACCTGTGGTTCTCAGCAGGCTCTGGATCTGCTTGGTAAATCTCTCTTGGATGAGGGTGACAGGGTGCTTATTGAGGAGCCTGGTTATCTTGGCGCCATCCAGTCTCTCTCTCTCTTTCAGCCTCAATTTGTCCCCGTCCCTCTGGCTGGTGATGGTGTTGATACCCGGGCCATGGCGGCGAGACTTGCGGAGGGGGCGGCCAAGATGTTTTACTGTGTCCCCACCTTTCAGAACCCGTCCGGACTCTCCTATACAGAGTCTGTGGTTAGGGAGGTTGCAGATCTTGCCAGAAAGAATAACTTTCTTATTGTCGAGGATAGTCCCTACGGAGAGTTACGTTTTCGCGGAGAGCGTGCCCCCTCTTTTTACCAATTTCTGCCCGAACAGACCGTGTTAATGGGGACATTTTCTAAGAGTGTTACTCCGGGATTCCGTATTGGTTGGGTTGTGGCTCCGCCTGTTCTGCAGGAGAAGTTGCTTATTGCTAAGCAGGCTGCAGACCTGCATACCTCAAATTTTACCCAGATGATTCTGGCCCAGTATCTTGAGGATAATGATCTGGATAAGCATATTGAAAAAATTGTTAAGCTTTATGGGAAAAACTGCCTGATGATGGAGCAGGTACTTGCCGAGTGCTTTCCCGCTGAGGTGCACTTTACCAAACCGGACGGTGGTATGTTTCTCTGGGGCGAGTTGCCGGAGGGGATGGAGTCCATGGCCCTTTTTGATTACTGCTTGGCGGAAAAGGTTGTTTTTGTGCCGGGAGAGCCTTTTTATACCAATAATAATCCCACCAGGTCGTTCAGGTTAAGTTTTTCCTGTGTGAATGAGGCTTCTATTCGTGAGGGTATTGGCCGTTTTGTCCGTGGCTATAATGCCTATGCGGCCAGCCTTTAG
- the folE2 gene encoding GTP cyclohydrolase FolE2: MSKKQSTICQKVGIADLEIPIILGQKDGKLQHSIASCKITATIKETLKGDISGEVQRLLPSFTKEIEPKSWHRLLEEFKENIGVEKITLSLSCPFFVSKKAPVSELRGLMEYNCTFSASTGESGITTSLYVPVTTLCPCSKEISDGGAHNQRAEAIFRVEMKEHLWLEDLIQLVEESASCQVYSVLKRPDEKYVTEKAFDNPMFVEDVVRKIAVRAGEHPLIHAFSISVESFESIHKHNAYAYVNSEDLNL; the protein is encoded by the coding sequence ATGTCTAAAAAACAGAGCACAATATGTCAAAAGGTAGGTATTGCCGACCTGGAAATTCCCATCATCCTCGGGCAAAAAGATGGCAAGCTCCAGCATAGCATCGCCAGCTGTAAGATCACCGCAACTATAAAAGAGACGCTTAAGGGAGATATTTCGGGGGAAGTTCAGCGCCTCCTGCCATCCTTCACTAAAGAGATAGAGCCAAAGAGCTGGCACAGACTTCTGGAAGAGTTCAAGGAAAATATCGGGGTTGAAAAAATTACCCTGAGCCTCTCCTGCCCCTTCTTTGTCAGCAAAAAGGCACCGGTAAGCGAGCTTCGCGGCCTGATGGAATACAACTGCACCTTTTCTGCCAGCACAGGGGAGTCGGGCATTACCACCAGCCTCTATGTACCTGTCACCACCCTTTGTCCATGCTCCAAAGAGATCAGCGATGGCGGCGCCCACAACCAACGGGCCGAGGCTATTTTCAGGGTAGAGATGAAGGAACATCTCTGGCTGGAAGATCTTATTCAGCTTGTTGAAGAATCAGCCTCCTGCCAGGTCTACTCTGTCCTCAAACGACCCGATGAAAAATATGTCACCGAAAAGGCCTTCGACAACCCCATGTTCGTCGAAGATGTGGTACGAAAGATTGCCGTCAGGGCAGGAGAGCATCCACTGATCCACGCATTCTCGATCAGCGTAGAGAGCTTCGAATCAATCCATAAACATAATGCCTATGCCTATGTAAACAGTGAAGACCTGAACCTGTAA
- the metF gene encoding methylenetetrahydrofolate reductase [NAD(P)H]: MLVRDLLEHYSPTFSFEFFPPKNKEGEERLLQTLKQLIPLAPSYISITYGAGGSTREKTHDLVLRIRRETNLTVVSHLTCVGSSRAEILRILKRYDEAGIHNILALKGDPPAPTDDAAETVDDFLYAADLVGFIKRHFPHMCVGVAGFPEGHPETPNRLQEIEHLRQKVEQGADYIVTQLFYDNHDFYDFSERCLQAGITVPIVAGIMPVASKKGLIRTAELAAGARIPAKLLKIVQRAENDTMVRKVGIHWATEQVRDLIDQHVRGIQFFTLNTSTATREIYDSLGVSNSQQLQG; encoded by the coding sequence ATGCTTGTCCGAGACCTGCTAGAGCACTATTCACCAACATTCAGCTTTGAGTTTTTTCCCCCAAAAAACAAAGAGGGAGAGGAACGTCTCCTACAAACCCTGAAACAGCTCATCCCCCTGGCCCCATCCTATATCAGCATAACCTACGGGGCAGGAGGCTCTACCCGGGAGAAGACCCATGACCTCGTTCTTCGCATAAGAAGAGAGACAAATCTCACCGTGGTCTCCCATCTCACCTGCGTAGGTTCCAGCAGGGCAGAGATACTGCGCATCCTCAAACGCTATGACGAGGCGGGAATCCACAACATCCTGGCCCTGAAGGGTGATCCACCAGCACCTACAGATGATGCGGCTGAAACGGTGGATGATTTCCTCTATGCGGCCGATCTTGTCGGTTTTATAAAGAGACACTTCCCGCATATGTGTGTCGGAGTAGCAGGTTTTCCGGAAGGCCATCCCGAAACCCCAAATCGACTACAAGAAATTGAGCATCTACGCCAAAAAGTCGAGCAGGGTGCTGACTATATTGTCACCCAACTCTTCTATGATAATCATGACTTCTATGATTTTTCAGAGAGATGCCTACAGGCAGGAATCACCGTACCCATTGTGGCAGGCATCATGCCCGTCGCCAGCAAAAAGGGGCTGATTCGGACCGCAGAGCTTGCTGCAGGGGCAAGAATCCCGGCAAAACTGTTAAAAATAGTCCAACGGGCAGAAAATGATACAATGGTACGCAAGGTTGGTATACACTGGGCGACAGAACAGGTACGAGATCTGATAGACCAACACGTGCGTGGTATACAGTTCTTCACCCTTAATACCTCGACCGCCACCCGGGAAATATATGACTCTCTGGGGGTAAGCAACTCTCAACAGCTTCAGGGATAA
- a CDS encoding RNA-binding S4 domain-containing protein → MTSEEARIRVDKWLWAARFFKTRSLASAAVNGGKVHLGGNRVKASRPVGVGMVLTITRGVVEFEVTILALNQQRRPAVEAQLLYEESEASRIKREENRELRRALNVSHSPPAKKPSKRDRRKIKEFVRKS, encoded by the coding sequence ATGACCAGCGAAGAGGCAAGGATAAGAGTAGATAAATGGCTGTGGGCGGCCCGTTTTTTCAAAACACGTTCTCTTGCCTCCGCGGCAGTAAATGGTGGCAAGGTTCATCTGGGTGGCAATCGGGTCAAGGCATCTCGTCCCGTTGGGGTGGGGATGGTGCTTACCATCACCCGGGGAGTGGTTGAGTTTGAGGTCACTATTCTTGCTCTTAATCAACAGCGCAGACCGGCGGTTGAGGCCCAACTACTCTATGAGGAAAGTGAGGCAAGCAGAATCAAAAGGGAGGAGAATCGTGAGTTGCGTAGAGCCCTCAATGTTAGCCACAGTCCTCCTGCGAAAAAACCAAGCAAACGAGATCGACGTAAGATAAAAGAGTTTGTTCGCAAAAGTTAG
- a CDS encoding formyltransferase family protein: MLKMAVLLSGSGRTLDNFHERIEEGSLSASIEVVISNVQDALGLTKAENYGYPAYYGVNNEAINQIIANFDVDIICLAGYLKLYTPPARLQRAVLNIHPSLIPAFCGDGFYGSRVHRAVKAKGCTVSGCTVHFANEVYDEGPIILQKSVALDYDDEPSDIASRVFDAECEAFPEAINRVDELGIDFFWKRSGK; the protein is encoded by the coding sequence ATGTTGAAAATGGCGGTTCTTCTTTCTGGTAGTGGTCGTACCCTTGATAATTTCCATGAGCGTATAGAGGAAGGTTCTCTGTCGGCCAGTATTGAGGTGGTGATTTCTAATGTCCAGGACGCTCTTGGTTTGACCAAGGCAGAAAATTATGGTTATCCCGCCTATTATGGCGTAAATAACGAGGCCATTAATCAAATTATTGCCAATTTTGATGTTGATATTATCTGTCTTGCGGGGTATTTGAAATTATATACGCCGCCTGCCCGTCTTCAGCGGGCAGTGTTGAATATTCATCCAAGCCTTATACCGGCCTTTTGCGGAGATGGCTTTTATGGGAGTCGGGTACACCGGGCAGTGAAGGCCAAGGGCTGTACCGTCAGTGGTTGTACCGTCCACTTTGCCAATGAGGTCTATGACGAGGGCCCCATTATTTTGCAAAAGTCCGTGGCCCTTGATTATGATGATGAGCCCAGTGATATTGCCTCCAGGGTTTTTGACGCGGAGTGTGAGGCCTTTCCCGAGGCTATTAACCGGGTAGATGAGCTTGGTATCGACTTTTTCTGGAAGAGGAGCGGAAAATGA
- the pyrR gene encoding bifunctional pyr operon transcriptional regulator/uracil phosphoribosyltransferase PyrR, with the protein MREQKRILMQAQDIDMALERISLQILEKNKNREHLAVIGIHTCGVHLGRRIHALLSEKLGRKIPFGSLDINLYRDDWSLVSQNPVVKTTNLPFEVDGTTIILVDDVIFSGRTVRAGMDAIFDYGRPASLQLATLIDRGERELPISPDYVGMATEILPQERIEVVVDGENNCIEVVVES; encoded by the coding sequence ATGAGAGAGCAGAAGCGAATTTTGATGCAGGCCCAGGATATTGATATGGCTCTTGAGCGTATCTCTTTGCAAATTCTGGAAAAAAACAAAAACAGAGAGCATCTTGCTGTTATTGGGATTCATACCTGTGGTGTCCACCTCGGTCGCCGTATTCATGCCCTGCTCTCCGAAAAACTTGGCCGTAAGATTCCCTTTGGTAGTCTCGATATTAATCTGTATCGTGATGACTGGAGTCTTGTCAGTCAAAATCCCGTGGTTAAGACCACCAATCTGCCCTTTGAGGTTGATGGTACTACTATTATTCTTGTCGATGATGTGATCTTCTCTGGCAGGACTGTCCGGGCGGGGATGGATGCTATTTTTGATTACGGCAGACCGGCAAGTCTGCAGTTGGCGACCCTTATTGATCGGGGTGAACGCGAGTTACCCATCTCTCCCGACTATGTGGGAATGGCTACGGAGATACTGCCTCAGGAGCGTATCGAGGTGGTTGTGGATGGGGAGAACAACTGTATTGAGGTGGTGGTGGAAAGTTAA
- a CDS encoding peptidase U32 family protein gives MELLAPVGNIQNFHVALESGADAVYVGAPGLNARTLARDVSLEEIAAMIEYCHDRDKKLYVAANSLVLEKELDTVIDSLAILEALKPDGLIVQDMGVVRLIRDYFPKIHIHGSTLTTAHNSDSVRFMERLGCDRVVLARELTLKEIETIAQKRGKAELEVFIHGAMCFSYSGLCLFSSYLGGKSGLRGRCVQPCRRGYRLGSQKAVALDGKGSRGPKGLKGRGGQKQNVAGRGGSSRSEYLFSMNDLSGLEVVPALRDMGIASLKIEGRLRSAHYVEHIVRAYRLMMDATPENVETVLPEAQKLAEQAMSRKISPGYFLSPQPAEAISHLHSGNMGLHLGRFTKIDGGEKAPSARFRLKENVGLGDRLRLHIEPGGERIAFSLKELFGERNKSVARGLAGESVKINLPVDLLKHRVGSCDVYKVDAKSTIEVAKTLPLGSKKEEIETIFAKRRSLIFDARSDSLAEIEPIPVLAEDDLSRPSTLKLTKRSFKQSRVSRSKRAVQETNLHKQLKLPFEWWLRLDSAKTVLSPLPFTPDRFLLSLDKAMVRQASQIKKYLGTRSRQVIWALPPVVMENDLGRMRKNIQLLISSGYRSFQISNMSQLEFFGREKVHLYGDYTLNLLNTQSLMLASQIGFESVQFSIETDRENLYNSLASYRELTSAHKLGAEVPKIPIGLTVYGAPPLYTSRLASSHFNFDREVLSPKNEGFVIRKRDGFTQTYPTRPFSLIPYMRDLKELGVNYVVMDLCGSGRGSKEVEELAGRLAGGRGSKLPTFNYLGELQ, from the coding sequence ATGGAGCTTCTTGCGCCTGTTGGCAATATCCAAAATTTTCACGTAGCCCTCGAGAGTGGTGCCGATGCGGTTTATGTCGGGGCCCCTGGTCTTAATGCCAGGACCTTGGCACGGGATGTCAGTTTAGAAGAGATCGCGGCAATGATTGAATACTGTCATGACCGGGATAAAAAACTGTATGTTGCTGCAAATAGCCTGGTCCTTGAAAAGGAGCTTGATACTGTTATTGATAGCTTGGCTATTCTTGAAGCCCTGAAACCGGATGGTTTGATTGTGCAGGATATGGGCGTTGTCCGTCTTATTCGTGATTATTTTCCCAAGATTCATATCCACGGTTCTACCCTCACCACTGCCCATAATTCGGACTCCGTTCGTTTTATGGAACGTCTGGGTTGTGACCGGGTTGTGCTTGCTCGTGAGCTTACCCTGAAAGAGATTGAGACCATTGCTCAAAAAAGAGGGAAGGCTGAACTTGAGGTCTTTATTCATGGCGCCATGTGTTTTTCCTATTCCGGACTCTGTCTTTTTTCCTCCTATCTTGGCGGTAAGTCAGGTCTTCGTGGTCGTTGTGTTCAACCCTGTCGTCGAGGTTATCGCTTAGGAAGCCAGAAGGCCGTTGCTCTTGATGGTAAGGGTAGTCGTGGTCCTAAGGGACTCAAGGGACGTGGTGGTCAGAAGCAAAATGTTGCGGGACGTGGTGGATCAAGTAGGTCAGAGTATCTCTTTTCCATGAACGATCTCTCCGGTCTTGAGGTTGTCCCTGCCCTGCGTGATATGGGCATTGCCTCACTTAAGATTGAAGGTCGTTTGCGTTCTGCCCACTATGTTGAACACATCGTCCGTGCCTATCGTCTGATGATGGATGCAACTCCGGAAAATGTAGAGACGGTACTGCCCGAGGCCCAGAAACTTGCAGAACAGGCCATGAGCCGTAAGATAAGTCCCGGATATTTTTTATCACCCCAGCCTGCCGAGGCCATAAGCCATCTGCACTCCGGAAATATGGGCCTGCATCTTGGCCGTTTTACCAAAATTGATGGCGGAGAGAAAGCTCCCAGTGCCCGTTTTCGTCTTAAGGAAAATGTGGGTCTGGGCGATCGTCTCCGTCTCCATATTGAGCCGGGTGGCGAGCGCATTGCCTTTTCCCTTAAGGAACTTTTTGGTGAGAGGAATAAGTCGGTTGCAAGGGGCCTTGCCGGTGAGAGTGTTAAAATTAACCTACCCGTAGATTTGCTCAAGCACCGTGTCGGTAGCTGCGATGTCTATAAGGTTGATGCTAAATCTACCATTGAGGTGGCAAAAACCTTGCCTCTTGGCTCTAAGAAAGAGGAAATTGAGACCATTTTTGCCAAGAGGCGTTCTCTTATCTTCGATGCCCGTAGTGACTCTTTGGCTGAAATAGAGCCCATTCCCGTTTTGGCAGAGGATGATCTGTCGCGACCCTCTACTCTGAAGCTGACTAAAAGGTCTTTTAAGCAGTCAAGGGTAAGTCGTAGTAAGCGGGCCGTGCAGGAGACTAATTTGCACAAGCAGCTCAAGCTTCCCTTTGAGTGGTGGCTCCGTCTTGACTCAGCAAAAACAGTGCTCAGTCCTCTACCGTTTACCCCCGATCGATTTTTGCTCTCTCTCGATAAGGCCATGGTGCGTCAGGCCTCTCAGATAAAGAAGTATTTAGGGACGCGGTCTCGTCAGGTTATCTGGGCGCTTCCTCCTGTTGTTATGGAAAATGATCTGGGCAGAATGCGTAAGAATATTCAGCTATTGATTTCCTCTGGTTATAGAAGCTTTCAGATTTCCAATATGAGTCAACTGGAATTTTTTGGCCGGGAAAAGGTGCATCTCTATGGAGATTACACCTTGAATTTGCTCAATACTCAATCTCTTATGCTGGCCTCGCAGATAGGCTTTGAGTCGGTGCAATTTTCCATCGAAACAGATAGGGAAAACCTGTATAATAGTCTTGCCAGTTATCGTGAGCTTACTTCTGCCCATAAGCTTGGTGCTGAGGTGCCTAAGATTCCTATTGGTCTTACTGTTTATGGTGCTCCGCCACTCTATACTTCGCGCCTTGCCTCTTCTCATTTTAATTTTGATCGAGAGGTGTTGAGTCCCAAGAACGAAGGTTTTGTCATACGAAAGCGTGATGGATTTACCCAGACCTATCCAACCAGACCATTCTCGCTTATTCCTTATATGCGCGATTTAAAGGAGTTGGGCGTGAACTATGTGGTGATGGATCTTTGTGGTTCAGGCAGGGGCTCCAAGGAGGTGGAGGAGTTGGCTGGTCGTCTTGCCGGTGGCAGAGGTAGCAAATTGCCGACCTTTAATTATTTGGGCGAATTGCAATAG
- the rpsT gene encoding 30S ribosomal protein S20 produces MANHKSAEKRNRQNQVARLRNKSTRTAMKNSVRKLDEALEAGVEADTAEALRGAISRIAKTASKGVIHKKTASRKISRLTKRVNALVAA; encoded by the coding sequence GTGGCTAATCATAAATCAGCTGAGAAAAGAAACCGTCAGAATCAAGTCGCTCGTTTGCGTAACAAAAGCACCAGAACTGCTATGAAAAATAGTGTTCGTAAACTTGATGAGGCTCTGGAAGCTGGTGTTGAAGCTGACACCGCTGAGGCTCTCAGAGGCGCTATCTCTCGTATTGCTAAGACCGCAAGCAAGGGAGTTATTCACAAGAAGACTGCTTCACGCAAGATCTCTCGCTTAACCAAGCGTGTGAATGCCCTCGTTGCTGCTTAG
- the trpE gene encoding anthranilate synthase component I — MRTFFPDYTGFKDLLATSKLLPVCCEVVADLDTPLTLFAKVVGEQDHLFLFESMEGGEKWGRYSFIGYDPLMTFQSKGEDISIVDHRSGDAIPLTSSGNPLMAIKHMLHSLQAASPVGLPPFSGGAVGFMGYEMVRFMENLPDEREAVATPDSSLMVPRIVLAHDSLRQTVTIVSWVVVDDSGRAGEKYEQACQDLEEIAGKIQGSVPADFFAATDTGCQPHEFQSNVSRDAFCQMVERAKEYIYSGDIIQIVLSQRFETHTVIDPLVLYRALRHINPSPYLFYLQLGDVVQIGSSPEILVKKHGQTVDLRPIAGTRKRGGTVTEDQALERELLADPKERAEHLMLVDLGRNDLGRIAKAGTVSVDDLLLVERYSHVMHLVSSVQGKIAEDKDQFDLLSACFPAGTVSGAPKIRAMEIIDELESEKRGAYAGSVGYFGFSGNMDFCITIRTFVLHGGVLWIQAGAGIVADSVPELEYEETINKSMALRRAIELVEEGF; from the coding sequence ATGAGAACGTTTTTTCCCGATTATACGGGCTTTAAGGATTTGCTGGCCACATCGAAGTTGTTGCCGGTATGCTGTGAGGTGGTGGCTGATTTGGATACTCCCCTAACCCTTTTTGCCAAGGTTGTTGGGGAGCAAGACCATCTCTTTCTCTTTGAGAGTATGGAGGGCGGGGAGAAGTGGGGGCGTTATTCTTTTATCGGTTATGATCCCCTGATGACCTTTCAGTCGAAGGGGGAGGATATCTCTATTGTTGATCATCGTAGCGGTGATGCCATTCCTCTCACCAGTTCTGGAAATCCGCTCATGGCCATTAAGCATATGCTTCACTCTCTTCAGGCAGCATCTCCTGTCGGGCTTCCTCCCTTTAGTGGCGGTGCCGTTGGCTTTATGGGCTATGAGATGGTGCGCTTTATGGAGAATCTTCCCGATGAGAGGGAGGCGGTGGCAACCCCAGATTCGTCGCTTATGGTGCCCCGTATTGTTCTGGCCCATGATAGCCTTCGCCAGACGGTGACCATTGTCTCCTGGGTTGTGGTGGATGACTCCGGTCGGGCAGGAGAAAAATATGAGCAGGCCTGTCAGGATCTGGAAGAGATAGCAGGGAAAATTCAAGGCTCTGTGCCCGCTGATTTTTTTGCGGCAACGGACACAGGCTGTCAGCCCCATGAGTTTCAGTCTAATGTGAGCAGGGATGCGTTTTGTCAGATGGTTGAGAGAGCAAAGGAATATATTTACTCAGGTGATATTATTCAGATAGTTCTTTCACAACGTTTTGAAACGCATACTGTTATCGATCCCCTGGTGCTCTATCGCGCTCTACGCCATATCAATCCCAGCCCCTATCTCTTTTATCTTCAGCTCGGAGATGTTGTCCAGATAGGTTCCTCCCCGGAAATTTTGGTGAAAAAACATGGGCAGACCGTCGATCTTCGCCCCATTGCCGGTACCCGAAAACGTGGCGGGACGGTTACGGAGGATCAGGCCCTTGAGCGGGAACTTCTAGCCGATCCTAAGGAGAGGGCGGAGCATCTGATGTTGGTGGATCTGGGCCGTAATGATCTGGGCCGTATTGCCAAAGCCGGTACTGTTTCTGTTGATGACCTATTGCTGGTGGAGCGCTATAGCCATGTGATGCATCTTGTCTCCAGTGTTCAGGGAAAAATTGCCGAGGATAAGGATCAGTTTGACCTGCTCTCCGCCTGCTTTCCTGCCGGCACCGTTTCCGGTGCCCCTAAGATCAGGGCAATGGAGATTATAGATGAGCTGGAGTCGGAAAAACGGGGCGCCTATGCAGGTTCCGTCGGTTATTTTGGCTTTTCCGGTAATATGGATTTTTGTATTACCATTCGCACCTTTGTCCTGCATGGTGGGGTGCTGTGGATTCAGGCGGGGGCGGGTATTGTTGCCGATTCTGTGCCGGAGTTGGAGTATGAAGAGACGATTAATAAATCCATGGCCCTGCGTCGGGCCATTGAGCTTGTTGAAGAGGGCTTCTAG
- a CDS encoding anthranilate synthase component II, translating into MLVVIDNYDSFTYNIVQTIAANSLAEGRQEDIRVYRNDQITVAEIEALKPDRLLISPGPCSPDKAGISVAAIRHFAGKIPILGVCLGHQSIAEAFGGRVVRAERLMHGKTSPMSHDGRGIFVGLASPFAGMRYHSLLVEERGLPDCLEISCRSDQGELMAMRHRDYKIEGVQFHPESIMTPAGVQLLANFMSADYEKNYPQER; encoded by the coding sequence ATGCTTGTTGTCATCGATAACTACGATTCATTTACCTATAATATTGTCCAGACCATTGCCGCCAATAGCCTGGCTGAGGGCCGTCAGGAGGATATTAGGGTCTATCGTAATGACCAGATCACCGTGGCGGAAATTGAGGCTCTTAAGCCCGATCGTCTGCTTATTTCGCCGGGACCATGTTCTCCAGATAAGGCGGGGATTTCCGTTGCGGCAATCAGGCATTTTGCCGGTAAGATCCCTATTCTTGGAGTCTGTCTTGGTCATCAGTCTATTGCCGAGGCCTTTGGCGGTCGGGTTGTTCGGGCAGAGCGTTTGATGCACGGGAAGACCTCCCCCATGAGCCATGATGGCAGGGGTATTTTTGTAGGCCTTGCCAGTCCCTTTGCTGGGATGCGTTACCACTCCCTGCTTGTTGAAGAGAGGGGACTGCCGGATTGTTTGGAGATTAGCTGTCGTAGTGATCAGGGTGAGTTGATGGCTATGCGTCATCGGGACTATAAGATAGAGGGGGTGCAGTTTCATCCCGAGTCTATTATGACCCCTGCCGGTGTTCAGTTGCTGGCTAATTTTATGTCAGCTGATTATGAGAAAAACTATCCGCAGGAGAGATAA
- the trpD gene encoding anthranilate phosphoribosyltransferase, translated as MNIRQAIARVVTGADLSESEMMASMEEVMSGQASPAQIASFITALRMKGEAVEEIVGAVRVMRDKATFIDCGLGPDDILMDIVGTGGDGADTFNVSTTTSFVVAAAGVAVAKHGNRAVSSRCGSADVLEALGVDLSLDPATVARSVQEIGIGFLFAPLLHAAMKHAIVPRREMGIRTIFNILGPLTNPAGANVQLIGVFERSLTTVLAEVLLRLGERRSLVVWGEGNMDEMTVTGTSYIADAHDGRVTSYAVEPEDVGLARAAVADISGGRTPEESAQQVRAVLAGEKGARLDMVLLNAGAALLAAGRVETIVEGVVMARDVVESGAALKKLGQLVAFR; from the coding sequence ATGAATATACGACAGGCAATTGCCCGGGTGGTGACAGGTGCTGATTTGAGCGAGAGCGAAATGATGGCAAGTATGGAGGAGGTGATGTCCGGGCAGGCGAGCCCTGCTCAGATTGCCTCTTTTATTACCGCTCTGCGGATGAAGGGCGAGGCGGTGGAGGAGATTGTTGGCGCTGTTCGGGTCATGCGGGATAAGGCTACCTTTATTGATTGCGGTTTGGGCCCCGATGATATCTTGATGGATATTGTCGGTACCGGCGGTGATGGTGCCGATACCTTTAATGTCTCCACCACCACCTCCTTTGTGGTGGCGGCGGCGGGAGTAGCCGTTGCCAAACATGGTAACCGAGCCGTCTCCTCCAGATGTGGGAGTGCCGATGTCCTTGAGGCCCTCGGCGTTGATCTCTCTCTCGATCCCGCAACGGTTGCTCGTTCTGTGCAGGAGATAGGGATAGGTTTTCTCTTTGCCCCCCTGCTACATGCGGCGATGAAGCATGCCATTGTCCCACGTCGTGAAATGGGTATTCGTACCATCTTTAATATTCTTGGCCCCCTGACTAATCCAGCCGGGGCCAATGTTCAGTTGATTGGCGTTTTTGAGCGGAGCCTGACCACGGTTTTGGCCGAGGTGCTTCTGCGTCTTGGTGAAAGGCGGAGCTTGGTGGTCTGGGGTGAGGGTAATATGGACGAGATGACGGTTACCGGCACCTCCTATATTGCCGATGCCCACGATGGCAGAGTGACAAGCTATGCCGTTGAGCCCGAGGATGTTGGTCTGGCCCGCGCTGCTGTGGCCGATATCAGCGGTGGCCGGACCCCTGAGGAGTCGGCTCAACAGGTCCGCGCTGTCCTTGCCGGGGAGAAGGGTGCACGTCTTGATATGGTGCTTCTCAATGCCGGTGCGGCCTTGCTTGCCGCAGGCAGGGTGGAAACTATTGTCGAGGGCGTTGTTATGGCCCGGGATGTTGTTGAATCGGGAGCTGCTCTTAAGAAGCTGGGGCAGTTGGTCGCTTTCAGGTAA